A segment of the Hyperolius riggenbachi isolate aHypRig1 chromosome 8, aHypRig1.pri, whole genome shotgun sequence genome:
tgggacaggcccTCTTCCcttctcctgtatcctgtgttgatcatctcttagattgtaagcctgatgggacaggccctcttccctcctactgtatcctgtgttccctcacctctcggattgtaagcctgattggacaggtcctcttccctcctactgtatcctgtgttccctcacctctcggattgtaagcctgatgggacaggtcctcttccctcccactgtatcctgtgttcccccacctcttagattgtaagcctgatgggacaggtcctcttccctcctagggatggtcggaaatgccaatttccgattccgcggtaaatccgcattccgccattgccaaataccgattccgctttccgctaccaatttccgcattccaatgcggaatttccgccggaaatcgcggaaattccgcccgactttaacatcgattttctcaaaaactataaggtctttttgaaaacttttttttgcatcttgttcaggagatactgcttaataaaccctgaaaatttggtgtttctaggacttacgggggctttgctattaaccgctaaagtcggcgcatttttactgtaatgtaaatgcagaaaataggcagatacggattttctgcattttacattacagtaaaaatccgctgactttagcggttaatagcacagcccccgtaagtcctagaaacaccaaattttcagggtttattaagccgaatctcctgaacaagatgcaaaaaaaagttttcaaaaagaccttatagtttttgagaaaatcgatgttaaagtcgggcagaatttccgtgatttccggcggaaatttccgcgatttccggcggaaatccgcctaacacacttgcattaccgatttccgtattccgatacggaaatgcaatttccgagcggaatttcggaaattgcatttccgtggaatccgaatgagcatccctattccctcctactgtatcccgtGTTCCCCCATCtcgtagattgtaagcctgatgggacaggtcctcttccctcctactgtctcctgtgttcccccatctcttagattgtaagcctgatgggacaggtcctcttccctcctactgtatcctgtgttccctcacctcttagattgtaagcctgatgggacaggtccttttccctcctactgtatcctgtgtcccacacctcttacattgtaagcctgatgagacaggtcctcttccctcctactgtatcttgTGTTCCCTcatctcttagattgtaagcctgatgggacaggtcctcttccctcctcctgtatcctgtgttccctcacctcttagattgtaagcctgatgggacaggtcctcttccctcctactgtatcctgtgttccccactTCTTAgagtgtaagcctgatgggacaggtccttttCCCTCCTACAGTattctgtgttccctcacctcttagactgtaagcctgatgggacaggtcctctctcCTTCAACTGGttcttctggttggacttgatgagcagatgtcttttttcaaccaaactaaccatGTGACTATGTAGTATTGTGTCATTTTGCTTCTTTGGTTGTGGCTCTGATGGGGTAGGGCTGCCATTCTTACCTACactgttattttttttcatgttcCGTTACTAATCTCATTGTACAATGCTGTATACGTTGGGGAAAGTTGGATAGCAGAATACCTTACAGCTTTCAGAAAACAATGCTATAAATAGAAGTCCTTCCATCATTTACCACTGTTATCTTTGACATTCGAGAGCCTCAAAAATTAATTTAATGTATTATCGCGCTGTTCCAACCAGTTGCAAAAATTTACATAATGTTTTAATTGGCCCCCAGCTAAACTCCTCATTCCTGACATTAAAGTTGACTCTCATCAATCAATCGCGCTACATGGCAGTCACCGGAGCGACGCCCGTTGATGAATCCAAACCGACATCTTGGATCCAAACACGACACATCAGACGAGAAGCTTCAAACCTCGTTACCTTTAACATGCCTTGTTCCTGCCCATTAAATGTCCCAAGTCCCCCGCAAACGCCATCGCCCGACCTCCACCTCCCTCCGCCGTGCCCCGCTCATTTCCCCCTTTCAGAACCGCTTTCTtcacaaaggttcactttgtcacttttggtAATGAGGGCACTGACATGTTGCCATAAGAAACAGGCATTCTCTGTCTGCCGACTGCAAATGTTGACTGACAGGTACTACAACGACGGCAATTCTATAATTATCGCATGGCAACCTGACAAGGGGATAATTATAAAGGATTGAGACTCTAAATAGACTACATTTTCATGATAGCAAACtacgtaaagaagaaaaaaaatcacagatcCTTTTAGAaaaagtaatggaaaaaaaaaacagcaagagAAACTTATAAAAAAGAACCATTTTGCcttcttgtgaaaaaaaaatgaaaatatgtaCAGGTGCATTTGAGAGATTTGGGAGGCCAGGAAACATTCACTGTTCTTAAAACAAGTTCAGGGACACTTGGAGCCCACCATGGTGTAGTATTCTGTTTGCACGGTGTGCCTCACAAATAATAATATACAGGGCCGTtatcagaattttctgggccccatactgggcaaacctactgggccccctttactcccctgtgcctccacatgTCAAATCACAATCTGATAGGTAGTTTGTAGTATCAGGTAGGTAGTGATAGGTGTATTgtaatcagtggcatagcaatcacCATAGGAACAGTAGCAATGCTATGGGGCCCACCCCTTCCCTATGCCACAGGGAggactttttttaaatatatatatttatgatgaAGCTGCATTTTGCAAGTCTCCAGATGTATTTTTgctcattcatctttagcaatgagctccaaatcttttagGTTGGAGGgttttcttgccatcaccctgatctttagctccctccacagattctcaattggattcaagtcagggctTTGGCTGGGCCActacaaaacgttaatgttgttgtttgctaaccatttcttcaccacttttgctctgtgttttgggtcatagtcatgataaaatgtccactggtggccaaggccaagtttctctgcagactgcctgatgttgtcattgacaaTCCTCAtgcattgctcttttttcatggtgctgtttactgtgattaggttccctggtccattggctgaaaaacatccccaaagcattaggttctcaCCACCATgtatgacagtggggatggtgttctttgggtctaaggcttctccttttttacttcaaatgaaggaaacattgtgaccaaacaattcaatttttgtttcacctgaccataacacagaagaccagaggtcttcttctttgtccagatgagcatttgcaaaggccaagcgagcttttgtgtgccttatctggagaagtggcgtcctccttggtttgcatcagtggaacccagcagtgtgcagtgtccgttggattgtctgccttgagacattgccaccagcaaagattaaccaggatggccttggtagtgatccttggattctttttcacctctctcactatcctcctggccagcacaggtgtcacttttggcttctgaccacatcctctgagattctcCACAGTGCAGAATATCTGATCATTTTTAATaaaactttgcactgtagccactggaacttgaaaacattgagaaatggccttgtagtcctttcctgacttgtgagcagccacaatgcgcagctgcaggtcctcactgagctcttttgtcttagccatgactgtccacaaaccaactgcaaagAGTGGCTGTTTTTCACctattgagttgattaaaacagctgttcccaattaaacagggtaattaggatgctttcgaACAGCTTAGActgtttggaatggtatagaactttggattttcccacagactttgACAGTATGTGAAGGGTAGGAATAAttctggactggacactttttgctcaaacgtaaataaaagctgagaaatggttttttttgttgtttttttttgttttttttcccacaataatgcctcttgtacatcgtcttattatcttttgggagacacctatgtcatttcccatgaaaaaattacttgctggttgaataaaagtaacttttagtcaaaatttgccaggcgtatgaataattatgggcagcactgtatcgtTTCATGGGACAACATTGAAGATGTGATAtaatgtagtcagtgtacagcttgtataatagtGTCAATTTGCTGTCCTATCAATATCACTCAGCCATTAATGTATacactgctggcaacaaaagtaagtacacccctaagtgaataatgtcaaaattgtgcccaAAGTTTGAATATTTTGTATGCCCACCATTATTCTCCAGCACTGTAgtaactctcttgggcatggaggtCACTAGAGTGTCACAGGTcaccactggaatcctcttcccctcctccatgattagctggtggatgttagagaccttctGCTCCTCCACCTTCTGTTTGAGGAAGCTCCACAGAggctcaatagggtttaggtctagGGACATGCTTTGCCAGTCTATAACTGCACAGGCCTGGGAAGCTATGGAAAAATTCTGTTTCCAGGTCAAGGATACTGACCCAGGGGGTGGAGGTCGGGGCCCGGTGCGGACTGTTTGCCCAGAGATTGGAGGCAATCTAAGGCATAACAAGGACGCAGATTGCATCCCTGAAGGATTATGCAACATcacaggtatttatttatttttaattcgaCCACCTCAAAAGAACGAAGAacgaaaaattatattttttgtgGTTCTGGTTTTTCTTTTTCTCCATAACTTAACTATCCACCTGTAAAACGAAGATAAGAAAGAATCAgatcataaaaaaaagttttgtagtGGATTTTTATGATGTTCTACAGCTCTCAACAATGATAACCTCAAGCAGGTATGATAAAGAGAAAACCTATCGCCCTTAACAAGGGCGTTCAGAGGTGTAAAACCATCACACACAGTCCAACTCTTCAAAAGAAATCTAAACTGTTAAGAATGGTGAtacaaaaagagaaagaaaatccCCCTAGGTGTGTCTGCAAATAAACTGCTGTGAGGGTCTGCAAGGGGAATTTGAggtcagagccaggacaaggtcctccagcacccaaggctgagacaccaaagtgcgcccccccccccatccctcccatcccagccatcacacactgattgctattagactaagagtctccccagggcccccaacaccttaatctctagttatctggcttgcagtcactgccatgtatccccttttcttgtttctctctgctttaaacacaatagggaaatgatagctgagtgagttgtgcgcccctcctacactgcaccctgaggctggagcctctctgcctcgccctgcgcccctcctacactgcgccctgaggctgtaacctctctcgcctctgcctcggcccggccctgtttgaGGTGTGGTGTTCACCAAACTGTGCACAACAGTCATGATTGCAAGGAAGCATATTTTCAATATTTTCAATCATTTCGTAAGCCTGTAAAATcatagctggccatacactgaaaTATAAAGTTAATTTTTAACAGCGTTGAAATACAAAACCTTAAACTCTAAtatatgttgaaggaatttttcAATGAAGGGTCACCCCCATTATATCCTCcaataaggttcactttaatattaaaaaaaaaaatgtgctgatatGTTACGGTAGATGTTTTAAATAACCTGATGGCATTATCATTCTAGCTGCCCTGTGCTGTGATGGTAAAAGGGCGGGATTGATGTTGCCTCTAGCACCAGCTATTACACTTCCCATGAGTCTAGAAGTGGCTGTTTCCTGCTTATTCACAATGCTTGGTGGAGGGCTTTTCGGTTTTTTggacttttatccccctataccacATAGTGGTttagcgtagctaagaagctgtaggCCCCagcgcaagttttacattgggccccccaagcacttcgtacacagcaattgatacggtgcaccaaaacctgccaaggaaaaCCACAGTGTAAAGCTGACCACTAactatccaatctttttcatccaatcctaccatttctatgtaatataaggtaactgcctaaatgatCCATTCAgttcattcactcagtttacctttatactacatagatttggtaagatttggtaagaggtgcaagaaggggatggggaacagcttgttaatgattactactattcaaagcatctacagaagtgatgattatcagcacaggaccattaaagagctaattctgtggttgagggaggtgctctcggggctcctctggctcaagggcaccAACGTGGTTGcaatctctgcaccccctattgctacgccactgagaaaGATTACAGAATGGCTCATGTGGCTGGAGATTCAGCTTGACAACAGCATATCCTTATGGTAGATATTAATGGAAGGTGGTGGTGGACATAATGATGATGTCGGTGGCATTGATGATGATAGTGATGGTGGTGGATgtaatgatgatgatggtggtggaTATAATGCTGATGTCGGTGGCATTGATGATGATAGTGGTGGAGgtaatgataatgatgatgacggTGGACATAATGATGATGTCGGTGACATTGATGAAGATAGTGATGGTGGTGGATGTcgtgatgatgatggtggtggaCATAATGATGATCTCGGTGACATTAATGATGATAGTGATGGTGGTGGAGgtaatgatgatgatggtggtggaTGTAATGATGATGTCGGTGACATTAATGATGATAGTGATGGTGGTGGaggtaatgatgatgatgatggtggacATAATGATGATGTCGGTGACATTGATGGTGATAGCGATGGTGGTGGATGTATTGATTATGACGGTGGTGGACATAATGATGATGTCGGTGGCATTGATGATGATAGTGATGGTGGTGGAGgtaatgatgatgatggtggtggaCATAATTATGATGTCGGTGGCATTGATGATGATAGTGATGGTGGTGGATgtaatgatgatgatggtggtggaTATAATGCTGATGTCGGTGGCATTGATGATGATAGTGGTGGAGgtaatgataatgatgatgacggTGGACATAATGATGATGTCGGTGACATTGATGAAGATAGTGATGGTGGTGGATGTcgtgatgatgatggtggtggatgtcgtgatgatgatggtggtggaCATAATGATGATGTCGGTGACATTGATGAAGATAGTGATGGTGGTGGATgtaatgatgatgatggtggtggaCATAATGATGATGCTGGTGACATTGATGAAGATAGTGATGGTAGTGGATgtaatgatgatgatggtggtggtggacaTAATGATGATGTCGGTGACATTGATGATGATAGTGACGGTGGTGGATGTAATGAtgatgatgctggtggaaataatGATGATGTCGGTGACATTGATGAAGATAGTGATGGTGGTGGACATAATGATGATGTCGGTGACATTGATGAAGATAGTGATGGTGGTGGATgtaatgatgatgatggtggtggaCATAATGATGATGTCGGTGACATTGATGAAGATAGTGATGGTGGTGGATgtaatgatgatgatggtggtggaCATAATGATGATGTCGGTGACATTGAGGATGATAGTGATGGTGGTGGATGTAATGATGATGACGGTGGTGGACATAATGATGATGTCAGTGACATTGAGGATGATAGTGATGGTGGTGGATGTAATGATGATGACGGTGGACATAATGATGATGCCGGTGACATTGATGAAGATAGTGATGGTGGTGGATGTcgtgatgatgatggtggtggaCATAATGATGATGTCGGTGACATTTATGAAGATAGTGATGGTGGTGGATGTcgtgatgatgatggtggtggaCATAATGATGATGTCGGTGACATTGATGAAGATAGTGACGGTGGTGGATgtaatgatgatgatggtggtggaCATAATGATGATGTCGGTGACATTGATGAAGATAGTGACGGTGGTGGATGTcgtgatgatgatggtggtggaCATAATGATGATGTCGGTGACATTGATGAAGATAGTGACGGTGGTGGATGTAATGAtgatgatgctggtggaaataatGATGATGTCGGTGACATTGATGAAGATAGTGATGGTGGTGGATGTCGTGAtgatgatgctggtggaaataatGATGATGTCGGTGACATTGATGAAGATAGTGACGGTGGTGGATGTAATGAtgatgatgctggtggaaataatGATGATGTCGGTGACATTGATGAAGATAGTGATGGTGGTGGATGTcgtgatgatgatggtggtggaCATAATGATGATGTCGGTGACATTGATGAAGATAGTGACGGTGGTGGATGTAATGAtgatgatgctggtggaaataatGATGATGTCGGTGACATTGATGAAGATAGTGATGGTGGTGGATGTAATGATGATGATGTTGGTGGTGGACATAATGATGATGTCGGTGACATTGATGAAGATAGTGATGGTGGTGGAGGTAATGATATTGATGATGGTGGTGGACATAATGATGATGTCGGGGGCATTGATGATGATAGTGATGGTGGTGGATgtaatgatgatgatggtggtggaCATAATGATGATGTCGGTGGCATTGATGATGATAGTGATGGTGGTGGATGTGATGATGATGACGGTGGTGGACATAATGATGATGTCGGTGACATTGATGATGATAGCGATGGTGGTGGATGTAATGATGATGATGTTGGTGGTGGACATAATGATGATGTCGGGGGCATTGATGATGATAGTGATGGTGGTGGATGTAATGATGATGACGGTGGTGGACATAATGATGATGTCGGTGGTATTGATGATAATAGTGGTGGAGGTAATGAtaatgatggtggtggtggacaTAATGATGATGTCGGTAACATTGATGAAGATAGTGATGGTGGTGGAGgtaatgatgatgatggtggtggaCATAATGATGATGTCGGTGGCATTGATGATGATAGCGATGGTGGTGGatgtaataatgatgatgatggtggaCATAATGATGATGTCGGTGGCATTGATGATGATAGCGATGGTGGTGGATgtaatgatgatgatggtggtggaAATAATGATGATCTCTGTGACATTAATGATGATAGTGATGGTGGTGGAGgtaatgatgatgatggtggtggaTGTAATGATGATGTCGGTGACATTGATGATGATAGCGATGGTGGTGGATgtaatgatgatgatggtggtggaCATAATGATGATGTCGGTGACATTGATGATGATAGTGATGGTGGTGGACATAATGATGATGTCGGTGGTATTGATGATGATAGTGATGGTGGTGGAGGTAATGATAATGATGATGGTGGTGGATGTAATGATGATGTCGGTGGCATTGATGATGATAGCGATGGTGGTGGATgtaatgatgatgatggtggtggaCATAATGATGATGTCGGTGACATTGATGATAATAGCGATGGTGGTGGATgtaatgatgatgatggtggtggaCATAATGATGATGTCGGTGACATTGATGATGATAGTGATGGTGGTGGATgtaatgatgatgatggtggtggaCATAATGATGATGTCGGGGGCATTGATGATGATAGTGATGGTGGTGGAGGTAATGATAATGATGACGGTGGTGGACATAATGATGATGTCGGTGGCATTGATGATGATAGTGATGGTGGTGGAGGTAATGATAATGATGATGGTGGTGGACATAATGATGATGTCGGTGGCATTGATGATGATAGTGATGGTGGTGGAGGTAATGATAATGATGATGGTGGTGGACATAATGATGATGTCGGTGGCATTGATGATGATAGTGATGGTGGTGGAGGTAATGATAATGATGATGGTGGTGGACATAATGATGATGTCGGGGGCATTGATGATGATAGTGATGGTGGTGGATGTGATGATGATGACGGTGGTGGACATAATGATGATGTCGGTGACATTGATGATGATAGCGATGGTGGTGGATgtaatgatgatgatggtggtggaTGTAATGATGATGTCGGAGGTTGTGATGTTATTAGAGATAGTGATGCTGGTGAGGGTTGTGGTGGACATTagtgatggcccaaacagttcaccGGAGAACTACCGCTGTTTGCCATTCGCATTTAATACAAGCTTTGTTTGTCAAACGTTCGCGTTCGCAATTAACATTCAAGTCAAtggccaccgactttagcagctaatagcaaagccactgTACGTGTttgaaacaccacatttgcagagTATATTGTTACGTAGGACAGTGGAAATaagaggaaacaatttttttttaaaaaaaccttgtcgttttggagaaaatcgattttaacgctACGATACGAAAAAAGTATGTATTTAAATgcagttaaatgacagataatgtaacaACCtatcggtagtgtaaatttacatttattaaaagaaaaagctgtgaatttcatgacggggtttccaggtggtcagggAAAATGTGGTAAGGCTTTGGTAAGGGATCGCTCTATAActacaatatggctgtataaggatccccgGAAATCTTACCTATTTTTTGGACCATTCAAATTTttttattcagagtgtgggaaattaaaataaaaaaaaaatgactttgtgAGATCCTTAATCAAGGAATCTTCTACACAGATAGACGCAGGCTCCGCCTCGTATCGCCACACACGGCGTGGAAACTTCTCCGTCTGGAGATGGTCTTCAGCTAAActtccattaaagaggaacttcagcctaaacaaacatactgtcattaagttacataagttatgttaattaaaattgataggttatataatctcttacacaccctgttttaaaagaacaggcaaaggtttgtgatttcatgggggcagccatctttttggttgaaaggaggtgactgacagggagcatgagacacagttccaactgtcctgtgtcccgatcacccctcccagctgctaggcaatgagaacaacaacatcagaaattccatcatgctttgcacagcatcaggggaaaaatgcccgggcagatttctttgatggggcggagcttagcttctgcgcagctaaaaatgaggcttgggtatgaaaaacaaagctctgatgctgtgaaactgttaaagaaacaccaaggcttttcagtgctgctgagtagatttttagtctggaggttcactttaaataaatatCCTGATGAGTTTATTGTAACGAGGCGTCTCAATTTCCTGCGAATAAACCTCATTCCCTCCATGTATTAAGGGTTCTTGTAGCTGGTTGAATTAGCATATAAATTCATCCGCATGTGGCAGCGTGCTCGCGGTAATTTACACGTTATTTCCAGGCGTGCATCTGCGGCCCTTTcccatttctttttttaatgttgcttttaattagcaaTTTTATTGTGTGCATTTTGTGTGATTAAGCACAGCTTAGAATATTCACATTCATTTATTCACGGGGATATTATGAAGCTGTCGCCTTGCTGGAGTTATTTCTCTGCCTTGGTTTGTTCTGTATTGAGTAGGATTGACAGCAGTACAGCGCTCTGCCTCTCTGGTGAACTAAATGTCCCAGCATTCCAGGACAGTAATGATGTTCCTGCTATGGGCGCTCAGGTTATAGGTGGTCAGTGGCTGTAAGCTCCTGGGATGTTAACACTGACCTTGCCGGTGTTTGGgggtagggatgagcgtaatgacctaattacgattacgcgaattacagtttgtatggcaattacgaaattacgaattcgcTCATAGCGGCAAAATTCACTCCCGTAATAAAGGaaacatgaaattacaaacattttggctcaacactattcgggggctgccagcgctggatccaggagagttaaagagaaccagagatgaagcaccatcttgtattttaccttataaatcagtgggaacatgacagtaaacacctaatctgctctttgtttcattgttctctgtttaatctgactgttatcacctctgataagaatccccgactgaacattcagtctggctttgctatggaaagattatagctgagtctgtcttctctggtgtcttttaaagcccaagcctgcccccttgtggctctgctataatgactcagctataatcattcccagcaaagccagactgaatgctcagtccaggattcttatcacagctgataacagacacttttagcagtgaggatgaaacagagagcatggtaagtgttttctctaatattctaaggctcgttacacaccaaaagcgtgcaggagaacggctcctgcacgcgttgcggcgtgtcgtcgggaaactccggtgcgacgctgagtagcggcggtggtagttaattaccccgaaggggaagcgccgattcccgacgataaaatgcgccgggacgcgtcgtaccgcaacgtatcgaaacgcagcgtcgggtgtgaaaggtaaaaggaaagtctatggactttccttttaccttggttaacgcaaagtatagactttgcgttaaaacgccagaagtgggctctggtgtgaaagagcccttactgatatatatggtaaaatacacaagggtgcttcgtctctggttcactttaagaggacttgggaagcctcattaggatccagacccTTCCCCATAActaccaactgtccctctttggggaccctgtccctctttccctgtgtccctctttcaggactgatgtacagatatgTGTAAATATATGGATTTGTCTACTAAATGTATTTAATTGGctcttcccatcctttaaatgtatatagttcttattttctaatgttacagtgaaggaaaatgaatcaggatagaaGGGAACAGTGTGGATTGAATTATAAAATCACATACTTGTCTTATgaattctttatggtatgcgtgactgggggtggggcgggggtgtgatcaggggcgtggcagggcatggcttaagtgtccctctttcttatctcaaaaagttgggaggtatggcttcCCCCCGGGGTAAGTACCGCCCAgggttttttttctggttttttttgtgtgtttgttttttttgtttgtttgttttttttacagattctctttaaagagaaaccgtgaccaagaattgaacttcatcccaattagtagctgataccccattttacatgagatatctattccttttcacaaacagaccatcagggggctctgtatggctgatattgtggtgaaacccctcccacagtgtgatgtcagcaccatggttctgacatcacactgtggggccttgttgcattgtgggaaataacagctgtttccaactgccaaaaaagcaaacagcatttgcttccactgacatcacccgccagcagtaaaaatgtcaccatgtgataaatgtcagaatgtcaaTCAGCGAGAGgatagat
Coding sequences within it:
- the LOC137528463 gene encoding uncharacterized protein — encoded protein: MSTTTLTSITISNNITTSDIIITSTTIIIITSTTIAIIINVTDIIIMSTTVIIITSTTITIIINAPDIIIMSTTIIIIITSTTITIIINATDIIIMSTTIIIIITSTTITIIINATDIIIMSTTIIIIITSTTITIIINATDIIIMSTTVIIIITSTTITIIINAPDIIIMSTTIIIITSTTITIIINVTDIIIMSTTIIIITSTTIAIIINVTDIIIMSTTIIIITSTTIAIIINATDIIITSTTIIIIITSTTITIIINTTDIIIMSTTITIIINVTDIIIMSTTIIIITSTTIAIIINVTDIIITSTTIIIITSTTITIIINVTEIIIISTTIIIITSTTIAIIINATDIIIMSTIIIIITSTTIAIIINATDIIIMSTTIIIITSTTITIFINVTDIIIMSTTTIIIITSTTIIINTTDIIIMSTTVIIITSTTITIIINAPDIIIMSTTNIIIITSTTIAIIINVTDIIIMSTTVIIITSTTITIIINATDIIIMSTTIIIITSTTITIIINAPDIIIMSTTIINIITSTTITIFINVTDIIIMSTTNIIIITSTTITIFINVTDIIIISTSIIIITSTTVTIFINVTDIIIMSTTIIITTSTTITIFINVTDIIIISTSIIIITSTTVTIFINVTDIIIISTSIIITTSTTITIFINVTDIIIISTSIIIITSTTVTIFINVTDIIIMSTTIIITTSTTVTIFINVTDIIIMSTTIIIITSTTVTIFINVTDIIIMSTTIIITTSTTITIFINVTDIIIMSTTIIITTSTTITIFINVTGIIIMSTVIIITSTTITIILNVTDIIIMSTTVIIITSTTITIILNVTDIIIMSTTIIIITSTTITIFINVTDIIIMSTTIIIITSTTITIFINVTDIIIMSTTITIFINVTDIIIISTSIIIITSTTVTIIINVTDIIIMSTTTIIIITSTTITIFINVTSIIIMSTTIIIITSTTITIFINVTDIIIMSTTIIITTSTTIIITTSTTITIFINVTDIIIMSTVIIIIITSTTIIINATDISIISTTIIIITSTTITIIINATDIIIMSTTIIIITSTTITIIINATDIIIMSTTVIINTSTTIAITINVTDIIIMSTIIIIITSTTITIIINVTDIIITSTTIIIITSTTITIIINVTEIIIMSTTIIITTSTTITIFINVTDIIIMSTVIIIIITSTTIIINATDISIISTTIIIITSTTITIIINATDIIIMSTTTFH